CGAGCCACCCGGCCACAGGCCACAACGTGGTGACTGTGGGGACGGGCGTATCTTCAGCGGCCGAGACCTTGACCATCAGACGATGGTTTTTCGTCACCGACAGAAGCATGTAGACAACCTCGAACCGCTCCGGACGCGAGGGATAGTCGACCCCGGCGATTTCCATGAGTTGCTGGTATTCGTGGTTGTCACGCAGCAGGCGCAGCACATTTTCGATCTGGTCACGCGCGACAGTGAGAATAACCTCACCATGTTCTTCCGTGGCAGAAACGAGCATGGCCCCGAGCGCCGGTGTCAACACATCGATGACACCTTCGTTCGAGGCAAATTTCGGAGCGGAATGCAGAACGGTCATCCTGTCCTTACCTCTCGAGCGTGCCGACACGGCGGATTTTGCGCTGAAGCTGCATCACACCGTAAAGCAGCGCCTCGGCGGTCGGAGGACAGCCGGGCACGTAGATATCGACAGGAATGATACGATCGCAGCCGCGCACGACACTGTAGCTGTAGTGGTAATAACCACCGCCGTTCGCACACGAACCCATCGAGATCACATATTTCGGGTCCGACATCTGATCGTAAACGCGACGCAGAGCCGGTGCCATCTTGTTGCAAAGCGTGCCGGCAACAATCATCACGTCCGACTGGCGCGGCGATGCGCGTGGGGCGACGCCAAACCGCTCCATGTCATAACGCGGCATGTTCACGTGGATCATTTCGACCGCGCAACACGCGAGGCCGAACGTCATCCACCACAACGAGCCGGTCCGAGCCCACTGAAACAGTTCCTCTGTCGACGTGACGAGAAAGCCCTTGTCCGAAACCTGCTGGTTAAGGTCGTTGAAAAAAGCCTGATCGGGCGGGGTTACCGCAGTGCCAGATGCGTTCTGGCCCGACACGAGCGGCTGCCCAGCGCTGTTAACGAGCGTGCTCATTCCCAGTCCAGAGCTCCCTTCTTCCATGCATAAGCGAGGCCGATGGCCAGTTCACCCAGGAAGATCATCATCGTGATCCAGCCCGGCCAGCCCGTAAGATCGAGACTGACCGCCCAGGGAAACAGAAAAGCGGCTTCGAGGTCGAAAATGATAAACAGGATCGCAACGAGATAGAAACGCACGTCAAACTGACTGCGCGAATCTTCAAACGCGGGGAAACCGCATTCATACTCGCTCAGCTTCTCCGCAGACGGGCTGCGGCTGCCGGTAAGGTACGAAACC
This genomic window from Caenibius tardaugens NBRC 16725 contains:
- a CDS encoding NuoB/complex I 20 kDa subunit family protein, whose product is MSTLVNSAGQPLVSGQNASGTAVTPPDQAFFNDLNQQVSDKGFLVTSTEELFQWARTGSLWWMTFGLACCAVEMIHVNMPRYDMERFGVAPRASPRQSDVMIVAGTLCNKMAPALRRVYDQMSDPKYVISMGSCANGGGYYHYSYSVVRGCDRIIPVDIYVPGCPPTAEALLYGVMQLQRKIRRVGTLER
- a CDS encoding NADH-quinone oxidoreductase subunit A — encoded protein: MLDLSQYLPILIFLGIALLLSAAFVFLPIGVSYLTGSRSPSAEKLSEYECGFPAFEDSRSQFDVRFYLVAILFIIFDLEAAFLFPWAVSLDLTGWPGWITMMIFLGELAIGLAYAWKKGALDWE